ACCGATATTCCAGACCCAAACGCGGTGGGCTAACTGCATCAGCAGAGCAATGTTGCTCGAGAAGGGTAGGGAATGGATCCAGGCGCGTACCTCGGAGGAGCCGACGAACCAGGAAGTGGGGCGCCGGCCGGGAGGGAAGTGCTGGGCGGAAACGGCCGCGAGCAGGGGTTGGAATGGGTGGGGAGACCTCCGCGGCGAGGGGGTCGACAGCAAAACCCTCGCCTTCCTCGTGGCGTGGGTCGGTTTTGAGCGTCGGCCTCGCAGCACCAACAAAGGTGACTTGGGCTTGGCCCGACTTGATGATAGGGCCTCGCAGCAGCAAGAATTACCATccctcaaaaagaaaaagaaaaactccccaaaaaagtcaaaaagaaaaaaacagcaAGAATTAccgactactccctccgtcctttaAAGAGTGTACTTCCAACATTATTGAAAGGTCAAACTATCTCAAAGTTTGACCGAGTTTGTGCAAAAAGATATCAATGTTTATGAAACCAAACAAGTATATgataaaaatatattttatcatGAATCTAATGCTACTAATTTAATGGTATAAATGTTGATGTATTATTATATAAATACGGTCAAACATAAAAAAGTTTGACTTTCCAACAAAGTTGAAAGTACACTCTTTAAAGTACGGAGGGAGTACGCAAGAGAACATCTCCACTTAAAAAAAGGCGGCTGCTACAAATAAGCCGACTAATTTTTACATAAATCAGTCGGCTTGCTAGCCGTCGGATCCTATCAACGCGACATCGAATCGTCGTCCTCTCGTCGGATCTCTCCCTTTCATTCTCCTCTGACTGCATCGGCATAACAGCGCGCCCCTCGCTCCTTGACTCTCAGACGCCACGAAGCAACCATCGGGAAGCCGTCGCAGCGCTGCCGAGCACCGATGCGCGAGCTGCGTTCACCTCCGACCTCACTTTCATCGGCGGCGAGCTGCGTTGCAGTACCGGCGCCTCCGGCCTCCCTTGCGTGCTCCATTGCAGCCAACCACACAACATCACCGCCGGCCTCTGCAGCATCCCCACCGTCACGCAGCATCGTCGCAGTGACGCCGACTTGCAGCCTCAGGAGTGCTGCCTCGCAGGCTCGCCGCGTCGACGAGCTACATTGCGGCACCGGTGCCTCTTGTTGCGTGCGTCGGGAGTGCTGCATAGCAGCGCCGGGGGGGATGCAATGCAGCTGCGGCACGAGCGCGCGGTGCTCCAACGCAGCACCGGCGGTCCGTCACAGCTCCGGCCATGCTTAAATGCAGCCGCGACACCGGCACGCGGTGCTCCAACCCAGAGCCGGCGGCCCCGTTGAAGCTCCGGCCATGCTTGAACGCAGCTGCGCCACCGGCACGCGGTGCTCCAACCCAGCGCCGGCGGCCCCGTCGAAGCTCCGGCCATGCTTCAACGCAGCCGCGACACCGGCACGCGGTGCTCCAACCCAGCGCCGGCGGCCCCGTCGAAGCTCCGGCCATGCTTCAATGCAGCCGAGACACCGGCACGCGGTGCTCCAACCCAGCATCGGCGACCCCGTCGCATCTCAGCCATGCTTCAATGCGGCCGAGACACCGGTGCCGGTAGCACCAACAAGCGGCTGATGAATAAATAGGCAGTTTTTCGATTAAATTAATCCATGAATGAATCATGAGCATGACATGGACAGCATTGGTAACACACTGATTACGATCTAACAGAGCATGTACTACACACATAGTAGAAACATCTACGCATATTGCTAGTACTGCTACAACAGAAAGAAACACGAGAGGGATAAACGATGTATACCCTCCAATCGGCcacgcggcggcggtggcggtggcagcAGCCGCGGCATCCTCAGCGGCCTTCTTGTCGGCCTCGGCCTTCTCAGCGGCGGCACGGTCGGCATCGGTTGACATGGTGATGACGAAGGTGATGCGGACGTAGATGAACAGAAGCGAGCAGTCGCGTAGTCGCTACCCAAAAACctaatcgcccctctcccgtacaggatccgGAGAGGCGGGGTTTCGGAGGCCTGCTCTCCCGTCAACCGTGTACGCGGTGAATGGGACGGAGtcgccggcggcagcagcagcagaggaaCAACATGGGCGTGGAGGCGGAGATGGAGATGTGTTCTGTTTTCGCGGCGGCTTGGGTTGGCAGCGCCCCACATATATATGTGCGGCCacgcgtggagagacgtgggctgaACCCACGTCCAAGTCGATAGCCCATgatccgacgtctcagatcgtggTCCTACCTGTCAAAGACTCTCCGTTCCTGACCGGCAAAAAGAAGCGCATAGGagtgagctcggctcggctcaatcccgcaacccgcggcgtggcgaggcgagcggaggaggaggagtgcgcgagggcttcttttcttctcaagctccaatagcatgagGGAAAGAATCCCTTATAAACCACTCCAACTCTCCTTCCatttccggggtgggactaaacttcccaccacctTGTCATGCCACctacatgggcccttagagattaaATCTGAAATTGTCATATGGGCTCTAGGCCCATCTCATATTtcaacaatcccccaccagatctcaggGGCCCACTTGTCCTTTGTTCCAAACGCTGTTTTGATATACCAGCATCTCAGTGGAGACCGATTAGGGTTGAGCTCCACCTAGACCAAGTAGTtacactccttcacaactgaacaatggactatgccttgaattgtcagtttggcgtcAAGAAGTTTCACCACAAGTCTCACTGATACGAGGCTGCCGAAGGCCgacccctcgggtggagcatatTAGTCACACTCCTGGCCTGTTCATGAGCTTGCTAgagatcaccccaatctcatagactgtgaccagcagtcgggctcatatagttgtgttcctccaaagatcgctctgtaggatagcatcttgcttaTACATATAAGccttggaacacattaagacagtaGTCATCCTTCCATACAGTTTccgagagtattgcatctccaacAGAGTGGGTTAGTAAagttactctcctcagttcaccgctggcttgttttcccaggtcctacttcatgggatctccgatcacataggttgggttactaccatggcaactcatgtgggtctcatacccatctcccttgATGCGCTATCTATCACAACACGTGATAGCCCTTTAGTGaagggatctgccagattcttagctGTTTGAATATAATCCAACGCTAccactccggagtttctcaattttctgacagctttcaatctcattcttatgtgtttgttggacttcatgttgtcctttgaactcttcacTTTGACAATAATTGTTTGATTGTCGCACTTCATAAGGATGGCCGGAACCGGCTTCTCAACCACTGGCAAGTCCATCAACAGATCTCGAAGCCATTCTGCTTCGCCACCCGATGTGTCTAATgctgttaattctgcttccattgtcgatCTTGTTAAGAttgtttgcttgcaagacttccaggaaacaacaccacctccaagagtaaacatatacccagttgtggccttcatctcatcagcatcagagatccaattcgcatcactatacccttcaagtaccgacgGGTATCCGGTATAGTGAAGTCCATAGTTCATAGTACCTTTCAGATAGCGCATAACTCTCTCAAGAGCACGCCAGGAAACAAATCGGCTCAGTTTGCTAATAGCAAATGCGATGTCAGGCCTCGTTGTGCTCGCTAGATACTGGAGTGAACCAACAATCTGAGAGTATCTCAATTGATCTATAGCTGTGCCTTTAGACTTTCGAATCAGCACACtagaatcatatggtgtttgagatggtTTGCAGTCCGAATATCCAAAGCGACTCAACACCTTCTCGACATAATgggattgttggggaacgtagcagaaattcaaatttttcctacgtgtcaccaagatcaatctaggagatgctagcaacgagaagggaggagtgcatctacatacccttgtagatcgcgagcggaagcgttcaagagaacggggttgatggagtcgtactcgtcgtgatccaaatcaccgatgatcctagcgtcgaacggacggcacctccgcgttcaacacacgtacggagcggggacgtctcctccttcttgatccagcaaggggggaggagaagttgatggagatctaacagcacgacgacgtggtggtggaagtagcgggatcccggcagggcttcgccaagcgcaagcggggaggaagaggtgtcacgggagggagggaggcgccagggcttggggtgctgctcccatgcgcctccccactatatataggggtggagggggctggtttcttgccctccaagtccattggggcgttggcaaaggtgggggaaagaaatcccatcatttcccttccccaccgattgtta
The sequence above is a segment of the Aegilops tauschii subsp. strangulata cultivar AL8/78 chromosome 6, Aet v6.0, whole genome shotgun sequence genome. Coding sequences within it:
- the LOC141026149 gene encoding uncharacterized protein, with amino-acid sequence MSTDADRAAAEKAEADKKAAEDAAAAATATAAAWPIGGYTSFIPLVFLSVVAVLAICVDVSTMCVVHALLDRNQCVTNAVHVMLMIHSWINLIEKLPIYSSAACWCYRHRCLGRIEAWLRCDGVADAGLEHRVPVSRLH